One Pomacea canaliculata isolate SZHN2017 linkage group LG1, ASM307304v1, whole genome shotgun sequence genomic window, ACTGGTAGCGCTTGACCCGTCACCGGCAGCCACATTCCGCCACAACCATGCCGTCATAGTGATATTTATAGGTGATGACGCCGTTCTCGTCCAGGTAGAGGATGGAGATAGGGTCGAGCTTCGTGGGCACGCAGCAAGCACGTGATGCGCGCTTAGGATGCGCAGCGTGCATCAGGGTCTGTATGATTGCGTGCTTCGTAGGCGATAGGTGAGAGCCAATAGGGACGTAACATTTGCCTACACACTCGAACGCCTGTAAAGAGAAGAGTAATTCTGCCATTAGAATTTTCCATGatactggaagaaaaaaaaaagaaagaaatctacctgcatgtttgtatgtatgttgtCTTGAACATGTCGGCTTGTTTATCTATCTCTTGATTAGGAAGACGCTCACAATCATAAATCCACGACAACACGCCCGTTcccaacattttatttgataattacaagaagaagaggaggaaggggaggaggaaaagaaatggaaagGGAAATCAAGGGTATGGCTGAAGGTTCACTCACGGTTCGTTTTGTTAACATGCAATGGAAAATGTTATccattcttctttattttatttattctcacATCAGTAGTTCACTAAAAATTACTTATGTCGTGTTCTCTAGCCGCAGTTTAACACTGGACTACGTCGTGTCCTCTAGCTACATCTTTCTTCGATCTGTCATTAAATATGTAGTCTGATGTGCTGGAATTTTCATTCCATATTTTTAAGCAACAAATGGGCTATTAATTAGCTGGTCTCAACCCTTACAATAGAACGAAAGTGAATATTTCGTATTTCTTCAGCAAAACAAACCGACCCTAATTCATTCGTAGAAGTaaccatttgaaaatgaaaCCACTCTATGTCTTAGTAGAGTGGCTTcttcgaaatatttttttcgcAGTAACTTTATGTCAGAATTTATAGCTTTACTTCTTTCGTGTATAAAGTTAAAACTGACCAGAAATCTGATATAAAGTTACTTTTTATATTTCGAAGAAGCCACTCGCTGAAGAGAGAATAGAGTGGCTTCATTTTCAAATTCTCGAGAATTTTAATGACATTCAGATGATTACCGGTGTAGAAAATTTACTAGTAACAAAGAAAGCGCATCATAAACAGGTTTGCCAAAACTAGCTGATCGTTCAATTGTGACGAAGAGAACACTTTATCTTGACATGCAGTGAGAAGTTTAACGGGACAGTGTGTTTAGAGAAAGGGACAGATTTCGAAGGAAAATAAATAGAGGTGCTTGCATCTGGTTTACCGATTTTCCCTTTCTCTGTATTTGTTCGAGCACAACACTTCAGCTCAAATGCAGTTCTGTTTACGAACGACGGCCAAAATGTGGTTACGAGGCACTTTGCGggaatttttatatttttttggtcGGCAAAACAtgcgaaacatttttgtcaataaaatgtGATAGGAATGGGACAGGTTTTGTCTGTTTAAACTGGTCTTGGCAGGCAGttagagagggaaagagagagaggagaacaaaataaagtacCTGATAACCAGGTGGGGCAATAATCCACTGGTGCCAGTTGATCTCCTGGAAGTCTACGTACAGCGGCGTCCTTCTGCAGCTGTTGCGCTTTTCTCTTCTCTCGGCGAAATCTTTGCAAGGGGACATCATTCTCTTCCACGTCAGGCCCATCAGTCAAGTTGCTTCTTGCAACCATTGCACGGGTATCTCGGTATTTCCTGACGGCAGAAAACTCGTTCGCCGCTCCGGTCCCGGGCGCATGCTCGACGCTTGTGGCTTCCAAGTCTTCCGACTCCGGTTCATGGCCTATCAGCGCTTGCAGCTCCCTCTGGCGGTGGCGATGCGTGTCACGGGAGAAGACCACCAGTAGCGGTCCTTGATCGTGCTCCGGGTCCACGTCGATATCCATGTCTGTCGCCGGCGTTCTGTGCCCGGGCTGGAAGACCGTGGCGATGCTGACCTCAAGCACCTGCACCCCGTCGTCGGGACCTTCCTCCTCCACTTCGTTCTCTACCGTCCTCTCTGGCACTTCCGGCGCAGGCGGGCCTGGGTCGGGCGTCTTGGACCTCGATCCCACTTTCTACCCGGTGCTTTGATGACTTCTGTGACGTCGAAAGCCTCCCAGCCGCTGGCGTGTCCGTACACGtgccgtgacgtcacgggaGGCATAGGCGCGCATGCCCAGACCTTCGTACACGGTGACGAGGCGGTCGCGCCCCTGGTAGGTGTGGCGGTCGCGTGCCACCAATGTGTAGAGGCGGAGTTCGGCGCGAGAGACGCGTTCCCCTGACAACAGCAGGCTGGTGACGTTGAAGACCAGAGTGTGGTACCGTCTCCACGCCAGGCAACTGCTCCTGCCCCTCATGGTCCCAGCCATCAGAAGCGTCGCTGTCGGTATCTGCAGCAAACATGTGATGTCATGACTTACACGATGTACAAATagcatttcagttttgtttagtGCTGAGCGTTCAAGGTATACCACAATGCAGCATGTTCCACTAAAGGTTTGGCAGAGCTCAATACACGGTACTGTTTCTCTAGACCTGGGTGAGAAGCAGCAAAACTATTCAATTTTCAGATACACGCCTGCACACACCCCCAAGCACGTAAGAGCTAAGAAAATATTGACATCAAGATGTCATGAATATGTCACTTCAAGCTCTTGAGCCATGAGATAACTGGGAGTACCTCTTGATTACTCGTGTCTCtggacaatcgtgacgtcaAGATTGAGCCATTCCTGTCTCTAGTGATATTTGTACACATGGATCTCGAGAACGGAGGAAAGTTAGTCACCCACATTTGGGGAAATAGGACCTTGTTTCAATCCAGCGATCAACACAATCGCACCATACAGTAAAAAATCGTAGAAATATGAGAGTTTTAATTTGATGATGGTGAATGAGGACGAAAGacgacgaagaaaaaaaatgaagaaaaggcAGAAGATGAAGAACAGGAGAAGGGGACTGGAATTTTACGCAGAGGCTATCTCAAGGCGAAAAATTCAGCTCCTTTAAACAGGTGTGcaatgaagagaaaaacaaaaaaaaaaaaaaaaagcaacaaatgtgCCGAAGACAAGATATAAATCTCAGACAGCAGATCTTAACTGTCACTCCACCTGGCccgttcaagaaaaaaaaagagagagaaaaaggaggagCAAAATTTGAAGCTGTATTTCttgattgatttatttagttattttcaTATACTTATTAGTTTCTCGTAAATATTAgctcttgttcttcttctatCCTCCCTTAGAATATTTTTAAGCCATCCTGTTCACTTCTCTACTCTCTGAGGTCCAGTTTAAGGCCAGGGCTATGTTCAGTGGTGTCTTCGTATATGTGGTTTGCTCCGAAAGTGGCGGCGAGGGTAATCACAGCGATGTTTGAATGCTGGCAGATTTGGCGATGTAGCGAACCCGAGGTTAACTCAACCACcatattttttctgtcctgGATTTATCGGTCTC contains:
- the LOC112571243 gene encoding LOW QUALITY PROTEIN: bone morphogenetic protein 10-like (The sequence of the model RefSeq protein was modified relative to this genomic sequence to represent the inferred CDS: deleted 1 base in 1 codon) gives rise to the protein MDIDVDPEHDQGPLLVVFSRDTHRHRQRELQALIGHEPESEDLEATSVEHAPGTGAANEFSAVRKYRDTRAMVARSNLTDGPDVEENDVPLQRFRRRREKRNSCRRTPLYVDFQEINWHQWIIAPPGYQAFECVGKCYVPIGSHLSPTKHAIIQTLMHAAHPKRASRACCVPTKLDPISILYLDENGVITYKYHYDGMVVAECGCR